From the Rhodococcus pseudokoreensis genome, one window contains:
- a CDS encoding pyrophosphatase, producing the protein MDLGQLSDEVEEISKHYAERFGIERDAAWFLLKLQEEVGELTQSFLMVTGQARTKERSPDQLAAALRNEVADVLCQTLLLARFHDIDLAAAVNEKWLVWKSGDANAQGVHIDSR; encoded by the coding sequence ATGGACCTGGGACAGCTTTCGGACGAGGTAGAAGAGATCTCGAAACACTACGCCGAACGCTTCGGGATCGAACGTGATGCAGCATGGTTTCTGCTGAAGCTACAGGAAGAGGTTGGCGAGCTGACCCAAAGTTTCCTGATGGTGACGGGACAGGCTAGAACGAAGGAGCGCTCACCGGACCAGTTGGCGGCAGCACTCCGGAACGAAGTGGCCGATGTTCTCTGTCAAACGTTGCTGCTAGCGCGTTTTCATGACATCGACCTCGCCGCAGCGGTCAATGAGAAGTGGCTGGTCTGGAAGAGCGGAGACGCGAACGCTCAAGGTGTCCATATCGACTCCCGGTAG
- a CDS encoding 2-phosphosulfolactate phosphatase, whose protein sequence is MNRDHRQQDYSLRFEWGLTGATAVAPDAHVAVIVDVLSFTTTLSVAIDAGIEVLPYRWRDTSAVRYAADHDAVLAVGRSSATPGSISLSPSTIRSAQGVDRLVLPSPNGSSIAYELESSAGTCLGASLRNARAVAEWIADNYTQETVVAVIAAGEKWPDGTLRPAVEDQWGAGAVIAELISRGWTASPEAEVTAVAWEAVSGRIASALHGCGSGRELVTAGYAEDVAIATEVDQSRSVPVLRDHRFVDSKNT, encoded by the coding sequence GTGAATCGTGACCATCGGCAACAGGACTATTCACTGCGCTTCGAGTGGGGACTGACCGGAGCCACCGCAGTGGCACCGGACGCACACGTCGCGGTCATCGTCGATGTTCTGTCGTTCACCACCACCCTGTCAGTCGCGATCGATGCTGGTATCGAGGTCCTTCCCTACCGATGGCGGGACACTTCTGCGGTGCGGTATGCCGCCGACCACGATGCCGTGCTTGCCGTGGGCCGGAGTTCGGCAACGCCAGGGTCGATCAGTCTGTCGCCCAGCACCATTCGTTCGGCACAGGGGGTGGATCGCCTCGTCCTTCCGTCTCCGAACGGCTCATCGATCGCGTACGAGCTGGAGTCCTCCGCGGGAACCTGCCTCGGAGCGTCGCTACGCAACGCCCGCGCGGTCGCCGAATGGATCGCCGACAACTACACGCAGGAAACGGTGGTGGCGGTGATCGCAGCCGGGGAAAAGTGGCCGGACGGCACCTTGCGGCCGGCAGTGGAAGACCAGTGGGGCGCCGGCGCTGTGATCGCTGAGCTGATCTCCCGGGGCTGGACGGCATCGCCTGAAGCCGAAGTTACCGCGGTGGCGTGGGAGGCGGTGTCCGGTCGAATAGCGTCGGCGCTGCACGGGTGTGGATCCGGTCGCGAACTCGTCACGGCTGGATATGCCGAGGATGTGGCGATCGCAACCGAAGTTGACCAGAGCCGTTCGGTACCCGTCCTCAGAGACCACCGATTCGTCGATTCAAAGAACACCTGA
- a CDS encoding MATE family efflux transporter — MTHAVTVPVAPAGSLVGRCWQVWAVAWPIIMVSAISLILSATDTALLGHYSTQALGSAAVAFPIWILFTAIIIPCGSATQVLVARWHGAGDSTSIVRLAGVGFVGVVAAGTVLAIAGIAGASVIVEATVPGRPEGGVDPGVAHDTTSMLRILLIGLPFTAVTAHLRGLLGGVGDTRTAAQVTALVALVNMPLAWVLIFEVGLGQVGSAIATTLATAFGAAYLTFRARETLGESIEAAKRASPEGRRDLVREWLRIAWPDSVFGLFSYGADVALVGLAAGLGAAGLAAFRVMGSAVSVVWVIIFGLACAIAILVGQRLGARDRDGHEAFVRAGAVLMLVGSSVVSVVLASFPGLFFGVFTDDPEVLDVVSGTVVILPVMTLIMVAELVYAAQLRALGDTRGIMYVSVLATFCGTVPAAWFFVEVLDRGLWGIYLGLLLGWIIRSSAVWIRFRRTVQPAR; from the coding sequence ATGACGCATGCGGTCACGGTTCCGGTCGCACCCGCTGGCAGTCTCGTCGGCAGATGCTGGCAGGTCTGGGCAGTTGCGTGGCCGATCATCATGGTGTCAGCGATCAGTTTGATTCTCAGTGCCACCGATACCGCGCTGCTCGGACACTATTCGACGCAGGCGCTGGGGAGTGCCGCGGTGGCTTTTCCGATCTGGATCCTGTTCACGGCGATCATCATTCCGTGTGGTTCGGCGACACAGGTTCTGGTCGCTCGATGGCACGGCGCTGGGGACAGTACGTCGATTGTCCGTCTTGCCGGGGTCGGGTTCGTCGGTGTCGTGGCGGCGGGAACAGTGCTTGCGATTGCGGGTATCGCGGGTGCATCGGTGATCGTCGAGGCTACGGTGCCCGGCCGGCCTGAGGGTGGTGTCGACCCTGGTGTGGCGCACGACACCACGTCGATGCTGCGCATCTTGCTGATAGGACTGCCGTTCACGGCGGTCACGGCGCACCTGCGCGGACTACTCGGCGGTGTGGGGGATACCCGGACGGCGGCGCAGGTCACTGCCCTCGTTGCATTGGTGAACATGCCCCTGGCGTGGGTGTTGATTTTCGAGGTCGGTCTCGGGCAGGTCGGTTCGGCGATCGCCACGACCCTCGCCACTGCTTTCGGCGCGGCGTATCTGACATTTCGTGCGCGGGAAACGCTCGGCGAGTCCATCGAAGCGGCGAAGCGGGCCTCACCGGAGGGTCGCCGGGATCTTGTACGAGAGTGGCTCCGAATCGCGTGGCCGGATTCCGTCTTCGGCCTGTTCAGTTACGGCGCGGATGTCGCGTTGGTGGGGCTTGCGGCGGGACTGGGGGCTGCGGGGTTGGCAGCTTTTCGAGTGATGGGCTCGGCGGTGTCGGTGGTCTGGGTGATCATCTTCGGGTTGGCGTGTGCGATCGCGATACTGGTGGGCCAACGACTCGGGGCCAGGGACCGGGACGGGCACGAGGCATTTGTTCGTGCCGGAGCGGTGTTGATGCTGGTCGGGTCCAGCGTGGTGTCTGTGGTGCTCGCTTCATTCCCGGGGCTGTTCTTCGGCGTGTTCACCGACGACCCCGAGGTTCTCGATGTGGTGTCGGGGACTGTCGTCATTCTTCCGGTCATGACACTGATCATGGTGGCTGAGCTGGTGTATGCGGCTCAGCTCCGTGCGTTGGGCGATACCCGGGGGATCATGTACGTCTCGGTGCTGGCCACATTCTGCGGAACGGTGCCCGCTGCCTGGTTCTTCGTGGAAGTCCTCGATCGCGGACTGTGGGGCATCTATCTCGGACTGTTACTGGGATGGATCATCCGGTCGTCGGCGGTATGGATCCGCTTCCGGCGAACGGTCCAGCCTGCCCGGTAG
- a CDS encoding GNAT family N-acetyltransferase: MTLSLRPAVVSDAHFLAEMLAAAAYWHPNSPSGSVEDVLAKPELARYVTGWPRAGDLGVIAENEGPVGAAWLRFLPKSTPGYGFVDTVTPELTIGVLHRWRGHGVGTRLLEMLIDAAREKHLTAVSLSVEPDNYALRLYERFGFEPVGTVGGAITMLLQL, translated from the coding sequence GTGACACTCAGCCTTCGGCCTGCTGTAGTTTCGGACGCCCATTTTCTTGCGGAAATGCTGGCAGCAGCGGCCTATTGGCACCCCAATAGCCCATCGGGGAGCGTGGAGGACGTGCTGGCGAAGCCAGAGCTGGCGCGCTACGTCACCGGCTGGCCGCGTGCGGGAGATCTCGGCGTCATCGCGGAGAATGAAGGTCCGGTCGGAGCAGCGTGGCTGCGATTCCTGCCGAAAAGCACCCCGGGTTACGGGTTCGTCGACACGGTGACACCGGAACTGACCATCGGAGTCCTGCACAGGTGGCGGGGTCACGGAGTCGGCACACGTCTGCTGGAAATGTTGATCGACGCTGCCCGCGAGAAGCACCTCACGGCGGTGAGCTTGAGCGTAGAGCCGGACAACTACGCGCTGCGTCTGTACGAGCGGTTCGGATTCGAACCAGTCGGCACGGTGGGCGGGGCGATCACGATGCTCCTGCAACTCTGA
- a CDS encoding DinB family protein, with translation MAATPFIASSRIVREKRPTQANERTNVLAFLRWHRNTLELKCAGLTPEQLALQPLSPSSLSLLGLLRHAAESERFWFRRVMAGEEASALFSTPGDEFDVAGANIETVVAAFHAWRTEVAFAEHYVNSVSDLEVTGNEPGEGPVSLRWVLSHMLEEYARHNGHADLLREQIDGAVGL, from the coding sequence ATGGCAGCTACGCCTTTCATCGCCAGCAGTAGAATCGTGCGAGAAAAACGGCCCACGCAAGCTAACGAGCGAACAAACGTGTTGGCGTTTCTGCGGTGGCATCGAAACACATTGGAACTCAAGTGTGCCGGTCTCACCCCTGAGCAACTCGCGCTTCAGCCGCTGAGCCCTTCCTCGCTGTCGCTGTTGGGGCTTCTTCGGCACGCCGCCGAGTCCGAACGATTTTGGTTCCGCCGGGTGATGGCAGGTGAAGAAGCCTCCGCACTTTTCTCAACTCCAGGCGACGAATTCGACGTGGCAGGCGCAAACATTGAGACGGTCGTCGCAGCATTTCACGCGTGGCGGACAGAGGTCGCATTCGCGGAACACTACGTCAACTCCGTGTCAGATCTCGAGGTCACCGGGAACGAACCCGGCGAAGGACCGGTATCTCTGCGCTGGGTGCTCTCGCACATGCTGGAGGAGTACGCCCGGCACAATGGCCACGCTGATTTACTGCGGGAACAGATTGACGGCGCTGTAGGACTCTGA
- a CDS encoding aminoglycoside phosphotransferase family protein, with the protein MHDDEIEVDVVRVRRLLQEQFPEWAHLSIEPVRSAGTDNAMFRLGEALVVRLPRTPAAVAQVEKEHRWLPALAPLLPLPVPIPVAVVVAGVGYPWPWSVYRWLDGENATNAPPADSHHAALELAGFVNALHRIDTTNGPLPGSHNFNRGVPLVQRDAPTRSAIESLRGVLDTRAVERAWDAALNAPGWSTEAVWIHGDLQSGNLLTRRGRLTAVIDFGGLGIGDPACDCMVGWTLFGPQARKVFRDALAVDDTTWARGRGWALSVGLIALPYYQGTNPALATVARRGIEAVLADHS; encoded by the coding sequence ATGCACGACGATGAAATCGAGGTCGACGTGGTCCGCGTCAGACGGCTGCTCCAGGAGCAATTTCCGGAGTGGGCACATCTGTCCATCGAGCCGGTTCGTTCTGCGGGCACCGACAACGCGATGTTCCGCTTGGGTGAGGCCCTGGTGGTTCGGCTCCCGCGGACCCCAGCGGCCGTCGCACAGGTGGAGAAGGAGCATCGTTGGCTGCCGGCGTTGGCGCCGCTCCTGCCGCTGCCCGTTCCGATACCTGTTGCCGTGGTAGTGGCCGGTGTGGGCTACCCCTGGCCGTGGTCGGTGTATCGGTGGCTCGACGGAGAGAATGCGACCAATGCCCCGCCTGCCGATTCCCACCACGCTGCGCTCGAGCTTGCCGGATTCGTCAACGCCCTCCATCGGATCGACACCACGAATGGACCGCTACCCGGATCGCACAACTTCAACCGCGGTGTGCCACTGGTGCAGCGGGATGCACCCACGCGGTCCGCGATCGAATCCTTGCGCGGAGTCCTCGACACCCGCGCCGTTGAGCGGGCGTGGGACGCGGCCCTCAATGCGCCCGGGTGGAGTACGGAAGCGGTGTGGATCCACGGAGACTTACAGTCGGGAAACCTGCTGACCCGCCGGGGTCGACTCACCGCGGTGATCGACTTCGGCGGCCTCGGGATCGGGGATCCAGCATGCGACTGCATGGTGGGGTGGACTCTTTTCGGTCCGCAGGCGCGGAAAGTCTTCCGTGATGCCCTCGCGGTCGACGACACGACGTGGGCTCGCGGACGCGGCTGGGCCCTGTCCGTCGGGTTGATCGCTTTGCCGTACTACCAGGGCACCAATCCCGCTCTGGCTACGGTGGCGAGGCGCGGTATCGAGGCAGTCCTGGCCGACCATTCCTAA